The following are from one region of the Sorghum bicolor cultivar BTx623 chromosome 2, Sorghum_bicolor_NCBIv3, whole genome shotgun sequence genome:
- the LOC8058992 gene encoding ankyrin repeat domain-containing protein 2A, which translates to MASDESKNSKPEKLSSAAGAGLPNPFDFSSMSSLLNDPSIREMAEQIASDPVFNQMAEQLQKSAQGAGEQGIPALDPQQYMETMQQVMQNPQFVSMAERLGNALMQDPAMSSMLENFTSPAHKEQLEERMARIKEDPSLKPILDEIENGGPSAMVKYWNDPEVLQKIGQAMGVGLPGDSSASTALSGPEETEEEGGDDDESIVHHTASVGDEEGLKKALDGGADKDEEDAEGRRALHFACGYGELKCAEILLEAGAAVDALDKNKNTPLHYAAGYGRKECVDLLLKYGAAVTLQNLDGKTPIEVARLNSQDEVLKLLEKDAFL; encoded by the exons ATGGCTTCCG ATGAGAGCAAAAATTCGAAACCAGAGAAGCTGTCTTCAGCAGCTGGTGCAGGCCTCCCCAATCCTTTTGATTTTTCTTCTATGAGCAGTTTGCTCAAT GACCCATCAATAAGAGAGATGGCGGAGCAAATTGCAAGTGACCCTGTGTTCAACCAGATGGCTGAACAACTTCAGAAAAGTGCTCAGGGTGCTGGAGAACAGGGTATCCCTGCATTGGATCCTCAACAGTATATGGAAACAATGCAACAAGTCATGCAAAATCCTCAGTTTGTGTCAATGGCAGAGCGTCTTGGGAATGCTCTTATGCAG GATCCTGCTATGTCCAGTATGCTCGAGAACTTTACCAGTCCAGCTCATAAAGAGCAGCTTGAGGAGAGGATGGCCCGTATCAAGGAAGATCCATCCTTGAAGCCAATTCTTGATGAGATAGAGAATGGGGGTCCATCTGCAATGGTGAA GTATTGGAATGACCCTGAGGTTCTTCAAAAGATTGGCCAGGCAATGGGAGTTGGCCTTCCCGGAGATTCTAGTGCATCCACTGCGCTCTCTGGACCTGAAGAGACTGAGGAGGAAGGAGGGGACGATGATGAGTCCATTGTTCATCACACTGCAAGTGTTGGTGATGAAGAG GGTCTGAAGAAAGCTTTAGATGGTGGAGCAGACAAGGATGAAGAAGATGCCGAGGGAAGAAGGGCTTTACATTTTGCATGTGGCTATGGTGAG TTGAAGTGTGCGGAAATCCTTCTGGAGGCAGGGGCTGCAGTTGATGCGCTAGATAAGAACAAGAACACTCCGTTGCATTACGCTGCTGGGTATGGTCGGAAGGAATGCGTGGATCTTCTGTTGAAGTATGGTGCTGCTGT CACGCTCCAGAATCTGGACGGGAAAACACCCATCGAGGTTGCCAGGCTCAACAGTCAGGATGAGGTTCTCAAGTTGCTAGAGAAGGACGCTTTCCTATAG
- the LOC8058993 gene encoding DEAD-box ATP-dependent RNA helicase 28 — MDPSFRFDPDSSDDEAAGAPARGGPAQSPWEFSSYAESVAAEHARRRTTSIDEKISHLRQGRGKPVLSDDSESDVSGSGEDDSSDDEAIEGESGDEEDELEESEDEEGVDGGSDVEEDIEGSGDEEASGDREGDEDGSDEEGGSELGEEEDAHEEEDMAEQNDTSGPVDPSKFFASSEGASFHANSFLELNLSRPLVRACEALGYQKPTPIQAACIPLALTGRDICGSAITGSGKTAAFSLPVLERLLFRPKRVPAIRVLILTPTRELAAQVHSMIEKLAQFTDIRCCLIVGGLSTKVQEVALRSMPDIVVATPGRIIDHLRNSLSVGLEDLAVVILDEADRLLELGFSAEIQELIRMCPKRRQTMLFSATMTEEIDELIKLSLNKPVRLEADPSLKRPATLTEEVVRIRRARESNQEAVLLALCLKTFKRSVIIFSGTKQSAHRLKIVFGLSGMKAAELHGNLTQAQRLEALELFKKQEVDFLIATDVAARGIDIVGVRTVINFACPRDVKTYLHRVGRTARAGREGYAVTFVTDDDRSLLKAIAKKAGSQLKSRIVAEKPVAECAQLIEQLEGQISIIIREERVEREARKAEMEIAKAENMIAHKDEIYSRPKRTWFATEREKKLLAAAAKESLDQGKSTSGVISAKQAEDLRLKEKKRREHEKNLPRKKRRRLEAQREMLEDEDEDDEEAKENDRGKKPKKGQSLVDAAYRKAKSLKAASKRGPGAGKGKNEKNARQHSEKTPSRHEEMRELFENDMSEWKQGRSSKKNNNFAHKKSKNAFKSKARYKRRK, encoded by the exons ATGGACCCGAGCTTCCGGTTCGACCCGGACAGCTCCGACGACGAGGCGGCGGGTGCCCCAGCGCGGGGCGGCCCGGCGCAGTCGCCGTGGGAGTTCTCGTCGTACGCGGAGTCCGTGGCGGCGGAGCACGCGCGCCGCCGCACCACCTCCATCGACGAGAAGATCTCGCACCTGCGCCAGGGACGCGGGAAGCCCGTCCTCTCCGATGACTCGGAGAGCGACGTGAGCGGCAGCGGGGAGGATGACAGCAGCGACGACGAGGCGATAGAGGGGGAGAGCGGTGACGAGGAGGACGAGCTGGAGGAGAGCGAggacgaggagggggtcgacggGGGCTCCGATGTCGAGGAGGACATCGAGGGGAGTGGCGATGAGGAGGCCAGCGGCGATAGGGAGGGGGATGAGGACGGGAGCGACGAGGAGGGAGGAAGCGAGCTGGGAGAAGAGGAGGATGCCCATGAG GAAGAAGATATGGCCGAGCAGAATGACACGAGTGGACCAGTTGATCCTTCTAAATTCTTCGCTTCTTCAGAGGGGGCATCGTTTCATGCAAATTCGTTCCTTGAGCTTAACTTGTCTCGTCCACTAGTTCGAGCTTGCGAAGCGCTTGGCTACCAGAAGCCAACACCGATTCAG GCTGCTTGCATACCTCTGGCATTAACTGGAAGGGACATCTGTGGTAGTGCTATTAcaggatctggaaag ACAGCTGCTTTCTCGTTGCCTGTGTTGGAACGTCTACTTTTTCGTCCAAAGCGTGTACCTGCAATAAGGGTGCTTATTCTTACTCCAACCAGAGAGTTGGCTGCTCA GGTCCATAGTATGATCGAGAAGTTAGCCCAATTTACGGATATCAGATGTTGTCTCATTGTTGGAGGTCTTTCAACTAAG GTTCAAGAAGTTGCTCTAAGATCAATGCCTGACATCGTTGTAGCAACCCCTGGGCGCATAATAGACCATCTGCGCAATTCTCTTTCTGTTGGGCTTGAAGATCTAGCTGTTGTGATCCTTGATGAGGCTGATCGCTTGCTAGAATTGGGTTTCAGTGCTGAAATTCAAGAACTG ATTCGTATGTGTCCTAAAAGGAGGCAGACTATGCTTTTCTCTGCTACAATGACAGAAGAAATTGATGAACTTATAAAGCTTTCACTAAACAAACCTGTACGACTTGAAGCTGACCCTTCACTGAAACGGCCTGCAACGTTGACTGAAGA GGTTGTTAGGATACGGCGAGCACGTGAGTCAAATCAAGAAGCTGTTCTTCTTGCACTCTGTTTGAAGACTTTCAAGCGAAGTGTTATCATTTTTAG TGGGACAAAGCAATCTGCACACAGGTTAAAAATAGTATTTGGTCTCTCTGGCATGAAAGCAGCTGAACTTCATGGCAACCTTACACAGGCCCAGCGACTTGAG GCTCTGGAACTTTTCAAGAAACAAGAAGTAGATTTTCTGATTGCAACTGATGTTGCTGCTCGT GGGATTGATATTGTTGGTGTTCGGACTGTAATAAATTTTGCATGCCCAAGAGATGTGAAAAC TTATCTTCATCGTGTTGGCCGCACAGCGCGGGCAGGAAGAGAAGGCTATGCTGTGACATTTGTAACCGATGATGACAGGTCCCTCTTGAAAGCAATT GCCAAGAAGGCTGGTTCACAGCTGAAAAGCCGTATTGTTGCTGAGAAACCTGTGGCTGAGTGTGCACAACTGATTGAGCAACTAGAAGGCCAAATTTCTATCATCATTCGAGAAGAAAG GGTGGAAAGAGAAGCGAGAAAAGCTGAAATGGAAATAGCAAAG gCAGAAAATATGATAGCCCATAAGGATGAGATATACTCACGGCCAAAGAGAACCTGGTTTGCTACTGAACGGGAAAAGAAGCTTTTGGCAGCAGCTGCTAAA GAATCTTTGGATCAAGGTAAGAGTACCTCTGGAGTTATTAGTGCTAAGCAGGCTGAAGACCTCCGTCTGAAGGAGAAAAAGAGACGAGAGCATGAG AAAAATCTACCAAGGAAGAAACGCCGAAGATTAGAGGCCCAGCGAGAGATGTTGGAAGATGAGGATGAAGATGACGAGGAAGCAAAG GAAAATGATAGAGGGAAGAAACCAAAGAAAGGCCAATCTCTAGTGGATGCTGCTTACCGAAAGGCAAAATCATTGAAGGCAGCCAGCAAACGGGGTCCTGGTGCAGGCAAAGgaaagaatgagaagaatgcaAGACAACATTCTGAGAAGACTCCGAGCAGGCATGAAGAGATGCGTGAGCTGTTCGAGAATGATATGAGTGAATGGAAACAGGGACGCTCctcaaagaaaaacaacaaTTTCGCGCACAAAAAATCAAAGAACGCTTTtaagagcaaagcaag GTACAAGCGCAGGAAGTAG
- the LOC8058994 gene encoding uncharacterized protein LOC8058994 has protein sequence MDRVGGGEKQLEDCTVANALGTWFFSVAGALVAIPVGIKRKSLAPLVFFGTTGTMLDIITGISQCEREHAERQMKLLEAQKLSTDASAGGESSDSFGSADK, from the exons ATGGACCGGGTCGGCGGCGGCGAGAAGCAGCTGGAGGATTGCACAGTGGCCAA TGCTCTAGGAACTTGGTTCTTCTCAGTTGCGGGTGCTCTTGTTGCTATTCCTGTGGGCATAAAGAGGAAATCCTTAGCTCCACTGGTCTTCTTTGGAACCACAGGAACCATGCTGGACATTATCACGGGCATTAGCCAGTGTGAGCGAGAGCATGCTGAGCGGCAAATGAAGCTTTTGGAAGCCCAGAAACTTTCGACCGATGCTTCAGCTGGGggtgaaagctctgattcctttgGCAGTGCTGATAAGTGA